The following are encoded together in the Corticium candelabrum chromosome 1, ooCorCand1.1, whole genome shotgun sequence genome:
- the LOC134182007 gene encoding A disintegrin and metalloproteinase with thrombospondin motifs adt-1-like isoform X4 encodes MVKGNYAPLVVIHGGFGSWSNWSPCSETCGGGQTLRTRFCNNPTPSNGGRPCEGKFLDVGVCNNISCSVDGGWTEWTDFSQCTKSCGFGSQIRSRTCTNPEPKHDGKPCFGPREEAIECTIDDCPVNGEWSYWSNWTSCTVSCGGGLRNRTRVCNNPVPAYGGRDCSGYSWQNETCSERPCPVDGKFSSWSNWTFCSATCGGGVRRRVRYCDDPSPSFGGRNCTGPWLETGECNDEVCPIDGKWSEWEDWSDCSKSCGTGFHIRQRHCNNPAPQFGGLECPGFASENDTCNVHFCPVNGSWSDWTSWTDCSESCEGGIQYRSRFCDNPRPNHDGLDCVGSDQENRPCNQQQCPLDGGWGTWMSWSTCTATCNGGTQSRSRLCNNPKPQFGGLECPGHGSEDNPCGTSNCPVHGGWSSWTQYSKCSKSCLGGLQCKYRYCNNPTPRYGGNTCSGEPRNCILCNVFDCPVDGAWGSWSQWLKCTLSCGGGTKQRSRKCDNPAPENGGKTCDGSAEEEGQCNQESCPVDGGWTDWSTWSLCSVTCGGGGAVRRRFCTNPSPLHGGRYCEGDELENATCSTTPCPVDGGWAEWTDYSECTTTCGFEGNQQRTRSCTNPEPMYKGEPCNGPAAEEKSCPNKNCPVDGQWAEWYLSERCSQTCNYGTAGYRRICWPQPKYGGKPCVGSDTETRVCYLLKCPPIDGVWMLWSTWSACSSAVCRSANLYSRRTRQRTCTEPQHGGKPCSGDATQEQECSVSCTRSWSTWSAQEHTNVCFTNGYVGSSRNRTCVHGSLTDCPVVERRSWMPCSTKFTSCSAIESYRGWMLNNGPIGPVSGTYYSMYNEDKEVVYQQCQFGCC; translated from the exons ATGGTGAAAGGAAACTATG CTCCATTAGTTGTAATTCATGGCGGATTTGGGAGCTGGTCAAACTGGTCGCCATGCAGTGAAACGTGTGGAGGTGGACAAACCCTTCGAACAAGGTTTTGTAACAACCCAACTCCTTCCAATGGAGGAAGACCATGTGAAGGGAAATTTTTAGACGTTGGCGTTTGCAACAACATTTCTTGTTcag TTGATGGTGGTTGGACAGAGTGGACAGATTTTTCACAATGTACTAAGTCATGTGGGTTTGGCTCTCAAATACGGTCAAGAACATGTACGAATCCAGAGCCAAAGCACGACGGCAAACCTTGCTTTGGACCTAGAGAAGAAGCAATAGAGTGCACCATTGATGATTGTCCAG TAAATGGTGAATGGAGTTACTGGTCCAATTGGACTAGTTGCACAGTGAGTTGTGGTGGAGGGCTGCGAAATCGTACTAGAGTGTGCAATAATCCAGTACCAGCCTATGGTGGTCGTGACTGTTCGGGATACAGCTGGCAGAATGAAACATGTTCTGAACGTCCATGCCCAG TTGACGGAAAATTTAGCAGCTGGTCAAATTGGACGTTTTGCTCTGCAACCTGTGGAGGTGGAGTAAGACGGCGGGTACGATATTGTGATGATCCTTCTCCATCTTTTGGAGGAAGAAACTGTACTGGTCCTTGGTTGGAAACTGGTGAATGCAATGATGAGGTGTGCCCAA TTGATGGGAAATGGAGTGAATGGGAAGATTGGAGTGATTGCTCAAAGTCATGTGGAACGGGCTTTCACATTAGGCAGCGGCACTGTAACAATCCAGCTCCACAGTTTGGTGGGCTAGAATGTCCTGGATTTGCTAGTGAAAATGATACATGCAATGTTCACTTTTGCCCAG TGAATGGTTCCTGGAGCGACTGGACAAGTTGGACTGATTGCTCAGAGTCATGTGAGGGTGGCATTCAATACCGATCTCGGTTTTGTGACAACCCAAGACCTAATCATGATGGCCTTGATTGTGTGGGAAGTGACCAAGAGAATAGACCTTGCAATCAGCAACAATGTCCAC TTGATGGAGGATGGGGTACGTGGATGTCGTGGTCTACATGTACAGCCACTTGCAATGGTGGCACACAGAGTCGGTCAAGATTGTGCAACAATCCCAAACCACAATTTGGAGGGTTGGAATGCCCTGGACATGGGTCAGAAGATAATCCATGTGGCACATCAAATTGTCCAG TTCATGGAGGGTGGAGTAGTTGGACTCAATATTCAAAGTGTAGCAAGTCATGTCTGGGAGGTCTTCAATGCAAATATCGTTACTGCAATAATCCTACTCCACGCTATGGTGGGAACACATGTTCTGGAGAACCACGAAACTGTATTCTGTGTAATGTTTTTGATTGCCCCG TTGATGGTGCTTGGGGAAGTTGGTCACAATGGTTGAAATGCACTCTCAGTTGCGGTGGAGGCACCAAACAAAGATCACGTAAGTGTGATAACCCTGCTCCAGAAAATGGAGGCAAAACTTGTGATGGTTCTGCTGAAGAAGAAGGACAGTGCAATCAGGAATCGTGTCCAG TTGATGGAGGTTGGACTGACTGGTCAACATGGAGTTTGTGCAGTGTAACTTGTGGTGGAGGTGGTGCTGTCAGAAGGAGATTTTGCACGAATCCTTCTCCACTGCATGGTGGAAGGTACTGCGAGGGTGATGAACTAGAAAATGCAACATGCAGCACTACTCCATGTCCAG TTGATGGTGGTTGGGCAGAGTGGACAGACTATTCAGAATGTACAACGACATGTGGGTTTGAAGGCAATCAACAACGTACAAGATCATGTACAAATCCAGAGCCAATGTACAAAGGTGAGCCTTGCAATGGACCTGCTGCAGAAGAAAAGTCATGTCCAAACAAAAATTGTCCAG TTGATGGCCAATGGGCTGAGTGGTACTTGTCGGAAAGATGCTCGCAGACATGCAATTATGGGACTGCGGGATACCGACGTATCTGCTGGCCACAACCAAAGTACGGAGGTAAACCTTGTGTGGGCAGTGATACAGAAACCCGAGTTTGCTATCTGCTAAAATGTC CACCTATTGATGGAGTGTGGATGCTATGGTCTACATGGTCAGCTTGTTCTAGTGCTGTTTGCAGGTCTGCAAATCTATACTCGAGAAGAACAAGGCAACGAACATGTACTGAACCTCAACATGGCGGAAAACCATGCTCTGGAGATGCAACACAAGAGCAGGAATGCAGCGTTAGTTGCACACGCA GTTGGTCAACTTGGTCGGCACAGGAACACACAAACGTGTGCTTTACCAATGGCTACGTGGGAAGTTCTCGAAACAGAACCTGTGTGCACGGATCCCTAACAGATTGTCCCGTTGTCGAGAGACGTTCTTGGATGCCATGTTCTACAA AGTTTACATCTTGTTCCGCTATTGAATCCTATCGTGGATGGATGCTGAATAATGGCCCGATAGGCCCGGTATCGGGTACATATTATTCGATGTATAATGAAGACAAGGAAGTTGTATATCAACAGTGCCAGTTTGGCTGCTGTTGA